The proteins below come from a single Rosa rugosa chromosome 2, drRosRugo1.1, whole genome shotgun sequence genomic window:
- the LOC133731220 gene encoding uncharacterized protein LOC133731220, with protein MPKPLIAEIYVFCSAGFCYLLQFVSKKMSFLLKSDSEYRLEAQGTDRVEAPLWPNGKYKPLKKLRLAEVEAEQKELQEAIKNARQRGLNFTALNGDCAYHSLKFVLQQMSLGKLMKTTIEKEHKVDKVGDLALSASLEEHAEASQATRDDNGDSDGDDEEEDGEGVRN; from the exons ATGCCCAAGCCATTGATTGCTGAG ATTTATGTCTTTTGCTCTGCGGGGTTTTGTTATCTGCTTCAATTTGTGTCAAAGAAAATGTCTTTTTTGTTGAAAAGTGATTCGGAATATCGATTGGAAGCGCAAGGAACAGATCGAGTGGAAGCGCCATTATG GCCTAATGGCAAGTACAAGCCCCTAAAGAAACTGAGGTTGGCGGAGGTTGAAGCCGAGCAAAAGGAGCTCCAGGAGGCTATAAAAAATGCAAGACAAAGAGGCTTGAATT TTACTGCCCTTAATGGTGAT TGTGCATATCATAGTCTCAAATTTGTCTTGCAACAGATGAGTCTGGGTAAATTAATGAAGACTACAATTGAGAAAGAACACAAGGTAGATAAGGTTGGGGATTTGGCCCTCTCTGCTTCACTAGAGGAACACGCAGAGGCAAGTCAAGCAACTAGAGATGATAATGGTGATtctgatggtgatgatgaagaagaggatgggGAGGGTGTTCGTAATTAA